In one window of Arachis ipaensis cultivar K30076 chromosome B06, Araip1.1, whole genome shotgun sequence DNA:
- the LOC107648661 gene encoding protein REVEILLE 8 isoform X1 has product MAPSSSSTSTDQASTKKVRKPYTITKSRESWSDEEHDKFLEALQLFDRDWKKIEDFVGSKTVIQIRSHAQKYFLKVQKNGTTAHVPPPRPKRKAAHPYPQKAAKNVLMPFPASIAYDSSRNTLLRGYAVTWDENSMLMNAESNKLMPCQDELITNLTGNEDDIGSRGIRMPAATEMPNHGKQACVIPGLPDFAEVYSFIGSVFDPDTRGHVHKLKEMDPINFETVLLLMKNLTINLSSPDIEPFKKALSLYDVNTKTVGIECQEANK; this is encoded by the exons ATGgcgccttcttcttcttcaacttccACTGATCAAGCCTCTACAAAGAAGGTCAGAAAGCCTTACACCATTACCAAATCCAGAGAGAGCTGGTCCGACGAAGAACACGACAAGTTCCTCGAAGCTCTTCAACT ATTTGACAGAGATTGGAAGAAAATTGAGGATTTTGTGGGCTCAAAAACTGTTATTCAG ATTCGTAGCCATGCCCAAAAGTACTTCTTGAAAGTTCAAAAGAACGGGACAACTGCACATGTGCCTCCTCCTCGTCCTAAGCGAAAAGCTGCTCACCCTTATCCACAAAAGGCAGCAAAAAATG TTTTGATGCCATTTCCAGCATCTATTGCTTATGATTCTTCAAGAAACACCCTTTTACGTGGCTATGCAGTAACATGGGATGAAAATTCAATGCTCATGAATGCTGAATCCAATAAACTCATGCCCTGCCAGGATGAGCTCATCACAAATCTTACTGGAAATGAAG ATGATATTGGATCAAGGGGGATTAGAATGCCGGCGGCTACTGAGATGCCAAATCATGGAAAACAAGCTTGTGTAATTCCTG GTTTGCCGGATTTTGCTGAAGTTTACAGCTTTATTGGAAGCGTTTTTGATCCTGACACTAGAGGCCATGTTCATAAGCTGAAGGAAATGGATCCTATAAATTTTGAAACT GTTTTGTTGTTAATGAAAAATCTCACAATCAACTTGTCTAGCCCTGACATTGAGCCCTTT AAGAAGGCATTGTCATTATATGATGTCAATACAAAGACAGTTGGAATTGAATGTCAAGAAGCAAACAAATGA
- the LOC107648661 gene encoding protein REVEILLE 8 isoform X2 → MAPSSSSTSTDQASTKKVRKPYTITKSRESWSDEEHDKFLEALQLFDRDWKKIEDFVGSKTVIQIRSHAQKYFLKVQKNGTTAHVPPPRPKRKAAHPYPQKAAKNVLMPFPASIAYDSSRNTLLRGYAVTWDENSMLMNAESNKLMPCQDELITNLTGNEDDIGSRGIRMPAATEMPNHGKQACVIPGLPDFAEVYSFIGSVFDPDTRGHVHKLKEMDPINFETVLLLMKNLTINLSSPDIEPFKALSLYDVNTKTVGIECQEANK, encoded by the exons ATGgcgccttcttcttcttcaacttccACTGATCAAGCCTCTACAAAGAAGGTCAGAAAGCCTTACACCATTACCAAATCCAGAGAGAGCTGGTCCGACGAAGAACACGACAAGTTCCTCGAAGCTCTTCAACT ATTTGACAGAGATTGGAAGAAAATTGAGGATTTTGTGGGCTCAAAAACTGTTATTCAG ATTCGTAGCCATGCCCAAAAGTACTTCTTGAAAGTTCAAAAGAACGGGACAACTGCACATGTGCCTCCTCCTCGTCCTAAGCGAAAAGCTGCTCACCCTTATCCACAAAAGGCAGCAAAAAATG TTTTGATGCCATTTCCAGCATCTATTGCTTATGATTCTTCAAGAAACACCCTTTTACGTGGCTATGCAGTAACATGGGATGAAAATTCAATGCTCATGAATGCTGAATCCAATAAACTCATGCCCTGCCAGGATGAGCTCATCACAAATCTTACTGGAAATGAAG ATGATATTGGATCAAGGGGGATTAGAATGCCGGCGGCTACTGAGATGCCAAATCATGGAAAACAAGCTTGTGTAATTCCTG GTTTGCCGGATTTTGCTGAAGTTTACAGCTTTATTGGAAGCGTTTTTGATCCTGACACTAGAGGCCATGTTCATAAGCTGAAGGAAATGGATCCTATAAATTTTGAAACT GTTTTGTTGTTAATGAAAAATCTCACAATCAACTTGTCTAGCCCTGACATTGAGCCCTTT AAGGCATTGTCATTATATGATGTCAATACAAAGACAGTTGGAATTGAATGTCAAGAAGCAAACAAATGA
- the LOC107648661 gene encoding protein REVEILLE 8 isoform X3, whose translation MAPSSSSTSTDQASTKKVRKPYTITKSRESWSDEEHDKFLEALQLFDRDWKKIEDFVGSKTVIQIRSHAQKYFLKVQKNGTTAHVPPPRPKRKAAHPYPQKAAKNVTWDENSMLMNAESNKLMPCQDELITNLTGNEDDIGSRGIRMPAATEMPNHGKQACVIPGLPDFAEVYSFIGSVFDPDTRGHVHKLKEMDPINFETVLLLMKNLTINLSSPDIEPFKKALSLYDVNTKTVGIECQEANK comes from the exons ATGgcgccttcttcttcttcaacttccACTGATCAAGCCTCTACAAAGAAGGTCAGAAAGCCTTACACCATTACCAAATCCAGAGAGAGCTGGTCCGACGAAGAACACGACAAGTTCCTCGAAGCTCTTCAACT ATTTGACAGAGATTGGAAGAAAATTGAGGATTTTGTGGGCTCAAAAACTGTTATTCAG ATTCGTAGCCATGCCCAAAAGTACTTCTTGAAAGTTCAAAAGAACGGGACAACTGCACATGTGCCTCCTCCTCGTCCTAAGCGAAAAGCTGCTCACCCTTATCCACAAAAGGCAGCAAAAAATG TAACATGGGATGAAAATTCAATGCTCATGAATGCTGAATCCAATAAACTCATGCCCTGCCAGGATGAGCTCATCACAAATCTTACTGGAAATGAAG ATGATATTGGATCAAGGGGGATTAGAATGCCGGCGGCTACTGAGATGCCAAATCATGGAAAACAAGCTTGTGTAATTCCTG GTTTGCCGGATTTTGCTGAAGTTTACAGCTTTATTGGAAGCGTTTTTGATCCTGACACTAGAGGCCATGTTCATAAGCTGAAGGAAATGGATCCTATAAATTTTGAAACT GTTTTGTTGTTAATGAAAAATCTCACAATCAACTTGTCTAGCCCTGACATTGAGCCCTTT AAGAAGGCATTGTCATTATATGATGTCAATACAAAGACAGTTGGAATTGAATGTCAAGAAGCAAACAAATGA